The genome window CGGAAGAAACATCTCCAGTTCCAGCCTGTTCTTGGAGGTGACCAGCGCCGTACGCAAACCTGCTCGCTTCGCCTCTTTCAAAGCATCCACCGCCTCGGGAAGAATACGCTCCAGATGCTTGTGCGACTCGTAATAGTCGATCTCATCCGCTTCCATAGCGCGGTGGTCCGGCGTAAAGTCCACCAGATGGTCGAACAGGCGTACTTGCTTGTGCAGAGGTAGCCCGATCGTTCGACGCAACTCGTCTCGCGAAATTTGCACTCCCAAATGCTTGCGGAAAGTATGGTCTAAAGCGCGGACGATTAACTCCACGGTGTCGACCAGAGTACCGTCTATATCGAACAGCGCGCAACGAAAAGGTGGCTGTGTCGTTGTCAATGCACTCCCCATCTACCAAGTGATATTACTGCGGATAGTCTTTCCCTTGTGCATTATACGGGCAAAGAGGGGATATTGTCAACGGCGTGTTTGACAACGTCGTGCTTATCGGGATAGAATAACCTACGAACCTTTGTGCAGGAGGTTGGTGCGTTGGTCACAACAAGCGTTTCCGTCGAACAGCTGGAGCGAACGGCACGCAAGCTGCGTCGCCACATTGTGAAGATGCTGGCAATCGCAGGAAGTGGGCATCCTGGCGGTTCCCTTTCTGCCATTGACATTCTCACCGCGCTTTTCTTTGGCAACGTCATGCGCTACGACCCGAAGAACCCACGCTGGGTAGAGCGCGACCGGTTTATCCTCAGCAAGGGACATGCTGTTCCCGCGCTGTACGCGGTGCTCGCCGAAGCCGGTTTCATCCCCGAAGATTGGCTATGGCAACTGCGCAAAATCGACACCCCGATGCAAGGGCACCCTTCCGTGAAGGACATTCCGGCGGTGGAGGCATCTACCGGTAGCCTGGGACAGGGACTGAGCATCGGTCTGGGCATGGCGCTGGCAGCGCGGCTGGACGACAAGCCGTACCGCGTGTACGTGATGATCGGCGATGGCGAGTCCGAAGAGGGACAGGTCTGGGAAGCGGCGATGGCCGCTTCGCACTTCCGCGTCGGCAATCTGACGGCTATTCTGGACTACAATCGGTATCAACTGGACGGCGCGATTGGAGAAATCATGAGCATCGAACCGGTCGTCGCCAAATGGGAAGCCTTTGGATGGGCAGTGCGCGAGATAGACGGGCACAACATGAAGCAGATTCTGGAAGCCCTGCACTGGGCAAAAGAGCCGCGCGAGCAACCGTCCATCATTATAGCCCATACGGTCAAAGGCAAAGGCGTCTCGTTTATGGAGAACAACAACGAGTTTCACGGCAAAGCGCCCACGCAAGCTGAACTGGAACAGGCGCTGGCGGAACTCGCTGACTGAACACCAGGGTGTAACAGGAGGGACAAGCAATGGCAAGACCACTGGGTGAAGCCACCCGTGAAGCATACGGTAAGGCGTTGGCAGAACTCGGACGTGAAAATCCGAACATCGTGGTGCTGGACGGCGACCTGTCTAAGTCCACGATGACCAAATACTTTGCTCAGGAGTTTCCCGACCGCTTCTTCAACGTGGGTATTGCTGAGGCGAACATGGTGGGCATGGCGGCAGGGCTGGCGGCATCAGGCAAAATCGCTTTCGCATCTAGCTTCGCCTGCTTCGTCATGTGTAAGGCGTTCGACCAGATGCGCCTGGCGGTGGCTTACAGCGGGAACAACGTGAAGATTGTGGGAACGCACGGCGGCATCTCCATCGGCGAGGACGGCGTATCGCAGATGGGACACGAAGACATTGGTCTGGCGTTATCCTTGCCCGGCTTTGTGGTGCTGGTTCCCGCAGATGGCGCGGAGACACGGGAGGCAGTGCGGGCAGCGGCAGAACATGTGGGACCGGTTTATATCCGCGTGGGACGCCCGAAAGCACCCGTCGTGTACGAAAATGGGTGCCCACACTTCCGCATAGGCAAAGCCATTACCCTGCGTGACGGAGACGATGTGACCCTGATCGCTAACGGTCTGATGGTAGCAGCTGCCCTGGACGCTGCGGAGACTCTGGCGCAACAGGGCATCTCGGCGCGAGTACTGGATATGCATACCGTGCGCCCGCTGGATGAGGAGGCGGTGGAGAAGGCGGCACGCGAAACTGGAGCCATTGTGGTTGCGGAAGAGCACTTGCTGTACACCGGCTTGGCTTCGCAAGTAGCCATGGCGGTAGCAAAGCGTTATCCTGTGCCGATGCGTTTTGTCGGGCTGTACGACTACGCCGAGTCCGGTGCACCGGATGCATTGATGCGCAAATATGGCTTAACCGCCGAAGACATCGCACGAGAAGCTGTGGAGCTGGTACACATGCGCCAGGAAGCTGTCGTATAGGCACGAAGACCAGTTTGCAGGGCAATCCACAGGCTCGGA of Armatimonadota bacterium contains these proteins:
- a CDS encoding haloacid dehalogenase; the encoded protein is MGSALTTTQPPFRCALFDIDGTLVDTVELIVRALDHTFRKHLGVQISRDELRRTIGLPLHKQVRLFDHLVDFTPDHRAMEADEIDYYESHKHLERILPEAVDALKEAKRAGLRTALVTSKNRLELEMFLPRLGVNGWVDAVVSSSDVTRPKPAPDSVLLALQRLEARPQESVFVGDTVYDIQCAREAGVRVIAVGWGAHPVEVLRAESPDWLLEEPAQLREFFRSLARRADEEMARVGIPTASS
- a CDS encoding transketolase, with the translated sequence MVTTSVSVEQLERTARKLRRHIVKMLAIAGSGHPGGSLSAIDILTALFFGNVMRYDPKNPRWVERDRFILSKGHAVPALYAVLAEAGFIPEDWLWQLRKIDTPMQGHPSVKDIPAVEASTGSLGQGLSIGLGMALAARLDDKPYRVYVMIGDGESEEGQVWEAAMAASHFRVGNLTAILDYNRYQLDGAIGEIMSIEPVVAKWEAFGWAVREIDGHNMKQILEALHWAKEPREQPSIIIAHTVKGKGVSFMENNNEFHGKAPTQAELEQALAELAD
- a CDS encoding transketolase, yielding MARPLGEATREAYGKALAELGRENPNIVVLDGDLSKSTMTKYFAQEFPDRFFNVGIAEANMVGMAAGLAASGKIAFASSFACFVMCKAFDQMRLAVAYSGNNVKIVGTHGGISIGEDGVSQMGHEDIGLALSLPGFVVLVPADGAETREAVRAAAEHVGPVYIRVGRPKAPVVYENGCPHFRIGKAITLRDGDDVTLIANGLMVAAALDAAETLAQQGISARVLDMHTVRPLDEEAVEKAARETGAIVVAEEHLLYTGLASQVAMAVAKRYPVPMRFVGLYDYAESGAPDALMRKYGLTAEDIAREAVELVHMRQEAVV